From Bacillus pumilus, one genomic window encodes:
- the aroQ gene encoding type II 3-dehydroquinate dehydratase translates to MPHFLVLNGPNLNRLGKREPAVYGSKTLTDLETDLFQFAERANIQLTFFQSNHEGDLIDALHEAEDQYDGVVFNPGAFTHYSYALRDAIASISLSVVEVHISNVHKREEFRHHSVLAPVCQGQIVGLGLEGYKLAIRYLVSEGGAVS, encoded by the coding sequence ATGCCTCATTTTCTTGTGCTGAATGGGCCCAATTTAAATAGGCTTGGCAAAAGAGAGCCGGCTGTTTACGGAAGTAAGACGCTGACAGATTTAGAAACGGATTTGTTCCAGTTTGCAGAAAGAGCCAATATCCAGTTAACGTTCTTTCAATCGAATCACGAAGGGGATTTGATTGATGCGCTCCACGAGGCAGAAGATCAGTACGATGGAGTCGTGTTTAACCCGGGTGCTTTTACACACTACAGCTATGCGCTGAGAGATGCCATTGCAAGTATTTCTTTATCCGTCGTCGAAGTACATATCTCAAACGTTCATAAGAGAGAGGAATTCCGCCATCATTCTGTACTTGCTCCAGTATGCCAAGGGCAAATCGTTGGTCTTGGTTTAGAAGGGTATAAATTGGCGATTCGTTATTTAGTGAGTGAAGGGGGAGCAGTATCATGA
- a CDS encoding YqhV family protein: MKQFLPGIHPSVAAMAGMRFLSAAIELTAAILILVTNDVRKAVVINSILAIIGPLIFIITMTIGIYQIAGQLSYAKLVFIFIGVVFILVGIYK; the protein is encoded by the coding sequence ATGAAACAATTTCTCCCAGGCATACACCCATCAGTAGCTGCAATGGCAGGCATGAGGTTCTTATCGGCCGCGATTGAACTGACGGCCGCCATCCTCATTTTAGTCACAAATGACGTTCGAAAAGCGGTTGTCATCAATAGTATATTGGCGATCATTGGGCCGCTCATTTTTATTATCACGATGACGATTGGAATCTATCAAATTGCAGGGCAGTTATCCTATGCCAAGCTCGTCTTTATTTTCATTGGTGTCGTGTTTATTCTTGTTGGGATTTATAAGTGA
- a CDS encoding YqhR family membrane protein gives MKRDEKKNQEEKNQSVQTSSLLARAAATGFVGGVFWGFIGFLTHMFHFSEVSPNMLLQPFVLGEWKKGGLGTFISIVLLGVLSIGAAFIYYGVLKRIKGYWMGLIYGALLWLLVFYVFNPIFPDVKQVQDLQQSTIITTFCLYILYGMFVGYSISFEYNELTSQKLARALGKKTE, from the coding sequence ATGAAACGTGATGAAAAGAAAAACCAAGAAGAAAAAAATCAGTCTGTACAAACGTCATCGCTGTTGGCAAGAGCAGCTGCGACAGGCTTTGTTGGCGGTGTTTTTTGGGGCTTTATCGGGTTTCTGACCCATATGTTTCATTTCTCAGAGGTGAGTCCCAATATGCTCCTTCAGCCATTTGTGCTCGGAGAGTGGAAAAAGGGAGGACTTGGCACTTTTATTAGTATTGTGCTTTTAGGGGTTTTATCGATTGGAGCAGCCTTTATTTATTATGGGGTTTTAAAACGAATCAAAGGCTATTGGATGGGGCTGATATATGGCGCGCTTTTATGGCTGCTCGTTTTTTACGTATTTAATCCGATTTTCCCAGATGTAAAGCAAGTCCAAGATTTGCAGCAAAGCACCATCATCACGACATTTTGCCTATATATTTTATATGGCATGTTTGTCGGGTACAGTATTTCGTTTGAATATAATGAATTAACGAGTCAGAAGCTTGCAAGGGCTCTCGGGAAAAAGACAGAATAA
- the efp gene encoding elongation factor P, producing the protein MISVNDFRTGLTIEVDGGIWRVVDFQHVKPGKGAAFVRSKLRNLRTGAIQEKTFRAGEKVAKAQIETKTMQYLYANGDQHVFMDTSSYEQLELSETQIKDELKYLLENMSVQIVMYGAETLGVELPNTVELEVVETEPGIKGDTTSGGSKPAKTETGLIVNVPFFVNQGDKLVINTSDGSYVSRA; encoded by the coding sequence ATGATTTCAGTAAACGATTTTCGTACAGGCCTGACAATTGAAGTGGACGGCGGTATTTGGCGTGTAGTGGATTTCCAACACGTAAAGCCAGGGAAAGGCGCAGCGTTTGTTCGTTCGAAACTGCGTAACCTGCGTACTGGTGCCATTCAAGAAAAAACATTCCGTGCAGGCGAAAAAGTAGCGAAAGCTCAAATTGAAACAAAAACAATGCAGTACTTGTACGCAAATGGCGACCAGCATGTCTTCATGGATACAAGTTCTTATGAGCAGCTTGAACTAAGTGAAACACAAATTAAAGATGAGCTGAAATATTTGCTAGAAAATATGTCGGTTCAAATTGTGATGTACGGTGCTGAAACACTTGGAGTAGAACTTCCAAACACGGTAGAACTAGAAGTAGTAGAAACAGAGCCTGGTATTAAAGGTGACACAACATCAGGCGGCTCAAAACCTGCAAAAACTGAAACTGGTTTAATCGTCAACGTTCCTTTCTTTGTGAACCAAGGAGATAAACTAGTCATTAATACATCAGACGGTTCATACGTGTCAAGAGCGTAA
- a CDS encoding M24 family metallopeptidase encodes MKLEKLKALLSELEIDGLVITSSFNLQYMTSFTGSAGLAVVSKDQAAFITDFRYTEQAKDQVKGYDIIEHKGNIVETAVQTAKEFGIKRLGFEQHHMTFATYQQYADKAGDIELVPVSESVEKLRLIKSSEEIKILEEAAKIADHAFDHILTYIKPGLTEIAVMNELEFFMRKEGAEGSSFDMIVASGVRSSLPHGRASEKVIESGDLVTLDFGAYYKGYCSDMTRTIAVGTPSDKLKEIYHIVLEAENAGVDRIKPGLTGKEADRITRDIIEKYGYGQYFGHSTGHGLGMEVHEAPGLSSRSEVVLEEGMVVTVEPGIYLPDVGGVRIEDDIVLTADGNKRLTHSPKELIIL; translated from the coding sequence ATGAAACTTGAAAAGTTAAAAGCACTTTTATCTGAATTAGAGATCGATGGTCTTGTCATTACGAGCAGCTTTAATTTACAGTACATGACCAGCTTTACTGGCTCAGCCGGTCTTGCAGTTGTTTCAAAGGACCAGGCAGCTTTTATCACGGATTTCCGTTATACAGAGCAAGCAAAGGACCAAGTAAAAGGCTACGACATTATTGAACATAAAGGAAACATCGTGGAAACCGCAGTCCAAACGGCAAAGGAATTTGGGATAAAACGCCTTGGGTTTGAACAACATCATATGACATTTGCCACGTACCAGCAGTATGCAGATAAAGCAGGCGATATAGAGCTTGTTCCGGTCTCAGAATCAGTTGAAAAGTTGCGCTTGATTAAGTCTAGTGAAGAGATTAAGATATTAGAGGAAGCTGCGAAGATTGCAGATCACGCCTTTGATCATATTCTCACTTACATCAAGCCGGGCTTGACGGAAATTGCTGTCATGAACGAGCTTGAATTTTTCATGAGAAAAGAAGGCGCTGAAGGATCTTCATTCGATATGATTGTCGCCTCAGGTGTTCGTTCAAGCCTGCCGCACGGAAGAGCGAGTGAAAAGGTGATTGAATCTGGTGATTTAGTCACACTCGATTTTGGTGCTTACTATAAAGGTTATTGTTCTGATATGACAAGAACGATTGCTGTCGGCACACCGAGCGATAAGCTAAAGGAAATTTATCATATCGTATTAGAAGCAGAAAACGCTGGTGTGGATAGAATCAAGCCAGGCTTAACAGGAAAAGAAGCTGATCGCATCACACGTGACATCATTGAAAAGTATGGCTATGGTCAATACTTCGGGCACTCAACTGGCCACGGGCTAGGGATGGAAGTACATGAAGCGCCAGGCCTTTCCTCACGATCAGAGGTCGTCTTAGAAGAAGGAATGGTCGTGACAGTTGAGCCGGGAATTTACTTGCCGGATGTCGGCGGCGTGAGAATTGAGGATGATATTGTCCTGACAGCTGACGGCAATAAACGATTGACCCACTCACCGAAAGAACTTATCATATTATGA